Proteins encoded within one genomic window of Variovorax sp. OAS795:
- the arsH gene encoding arsenical resistance protein ArsH, whose amino-acid sequence MALGELPNIDTALFDRPSAERLASAAPSRHAPRFLLLYGSLRERSYSRLLTEEAARLLEAMGGETRIFDPAGLPLPDSAPDDHPKVQELRTLAQWAEGMVWCSPERHGSMTGIMKAQIDWIPLSMGAVRPTQGKTLAVMQVSGGSQSFNAVNQLRVLGRWMRMLTIPNQSSVAKAFLEFDGAGRMKPSSYYERVVDVMEELVKFTLLTRDAADYLVDRYSERRESAEQLSKRVNQRAI is encoded by the coding sequence ATCGCGCTGGGTGAGCTCCCCAACATCGACACCGCGCTGTTCGACCGGCCCTCGGCCGAGCGCCTGGCCAGCGCAGCGCCGTCGCGCCATGCACCGCGCTTCCTGCTGCTGTACGGCTCGCTGCGCGAGCGCTCCTACAGCCGCCTGCTGACCGAAGAGGCGGCGCGCCTGCTCGAGGCGATGGGCGGCGAAACGCGCATCTTCGATCCCGCCGGCCTGCCCTTGCCCGACAGCGCACCCGACGATCACCCCAAGGTGCAGGAGCTGCGCACGCTCGCGCAATGGGCCGAGGGCATGGTGTGGTGCTCGCCCGAGCGGCACGGTTCGATGACCGGCATCATGAAGGCGCAGATCGACTGGATTCCGCTCAGCATGGGGGCCGTGCGGCCCACGCAGGGCAAGACGCTGGCCGTCATGCAGGTGTCGGGCGGATCGCAGTCGTTCAATGCGGTGAACCAGTTGCGCGTGCTCGGACGCTGGATGCGCATGCTGACCATTCCCAACCAGTCGTCGGTCGCGAAGGCGTTCCTCGAATTCGATGGTGCGGGCCGCATGAAGCCGTCCTCCTACTACGAGCGCGTGGTCGACGTGATGGAAGAACTCGTGAAGTTCACGCTGCTCACACGCGATGCGGCGGACTACCTGGTCGACCGCTACAGCGAGCGCAGGGAAAGCGCCGAGCAGCTTTCGAAGCGGGTGAACCAGCGCGCGATCTAG